Part of the Mycolicibacterium mageritense genome is shown below.
CTTGAGCAGGTCCGAGCGTTGCGCGAACTGCTGGTCGATCACGTCGCGCAGGGCGATCAGACCGCTGCGCTCCAACAGCTCGTCGGCCAGCGCGACGGAGTCGGACACCCCCGCGCGCAGCACCGCGATCGAGATGCGGATGCCGAACATGCCGAACCGGTCGAGCAGCGCCGCGCGGGTCGCCGCGTCCACCGGCAGCGAGCTGTCCTCACGCACGAACCGGTCGACCGAGAGCATCGCCTTGGCGAGCTCGCCGGCGTCGGCTCCCGCGAGTTTCTCCAGCGCGACGAACTCACTCTGCCGCAACGTACGGGCGGTCAGCGCGAGCAATCCGGACACCGGGACGACGGCCTGGCAAATTCCGGTCTTGTCCATCTCGGCCGTGAACCGCTTGGCGACGTCCTTGGCCGACATCATGGCGTCGATGCGGCCTGCACCGATCTCGTCGGCACGTGACGCGACGCCGATCACGCCCAGCGCGCCGGACGATCCGCCGACCAACTCGCCGATCTGTTTGAGCAGTGCGATGTCGGCCGCGTTGAGCGTGCGCAACAGGAACACCACCGCGTCGACACGCGGCACCCCGTCCTCGGGAACCAGCAGCCGGTGGGTGCGTTCGGAGACGTCCCGCGACAGCGACGACGTGCCGGGCGTGTCGATGATCGTGGTGTCGATGAGTTCGGCGGCGGGCCATTCGACGTCGAGATCGACCACGTCGACCGGATCAAGACCGGCGAAACTGAATGTCAGACCTCGGTCATTGGGGTCGCGCGCGATAGGCACGTTCGACCGCCTGCCCCCGCGGTGGTTGGCCGTGACCTTGGGCGTCGGCCCGTGCCGGAACCACGTGACGATGCGGGTCGCCTCGGTGGCGTCGGTGGGTGCGATGTCCTCCCCGACCAGGGCGTTGACCAGGGTGGACTTCCCAGCCTTGAGCGTGCCCGCCAGGGCGATGCGGATGGGCTGGTTGAGCCGGCGCCCGATGCGGTCGAGCTCGTTGTGGACGTCGGGCCGGTTCCGGTACGCCGGGTCGTTGCGATACGCCTGGATGGTGCCACCCAGAATCGCGCGCACCTGATCGCCCGTGCTCACCCTGCGAAGTCCTCCTGCCGACGGTTAACCCTTGGAGCCTAGTGGGGCGGGTTGAGCCAGTTTGTCGGCGTGGTCGACGACCTGTTTGAGGATGTTGAGCTGACGTTCCAGCTCCCGCACCCGGGCGTTGCGCTCGTTCTCCTCGACCTTGGCGGCCGCGATCGTGGCCTGCAGCGACTCGTTGAGTGAACGCGTGGTCTGGTTGGCGATGCCGCGGTAGTGGTCGCGCAGCTGACGCTGGATGCCCTTGAGCCGGTCGCGGGATTCCTTGCCGACCACGAACGCGACGTCGTCGACGAACTTGCGCATGTTCATCTTGGCTTCGCTGCGGACCCGCATCATGCGGTTCTCCATGTCCTCCTTGTAAGCCTTGCGGCCGAGGACCAGGCCCGCGCCCAGCGACAGCGGGTTGAACATGCCCAGCCCGGCGAAGGAGGTCAACATGCCGAACATCAGCACACCGCCGTACGAGCCGCGCATGCCGGTGATGACCTTGTGCCCGGCCTTGATGGGCTTGGCCTCAAGCCGGGCAAGCGATTTCATCTCTCCGAACCCGGCGCCCATGTCGCGCGCGTCGATCTGCGGCAGCTGCACCGCATCGAGACCGGCTTCGGTGAACGTGCGGGCCACCTCGGCGGCCAGCGCCTCGGCCCGTTGATAGGCCCACACGAAGTTGTCCCCGACCGCGGTGGCCACGGCCTCTTCGAGCTCGGCGCCGATCTCGGCCCAGTGCAGCGTCGGATCGCCCGAGTCGATCACCTTCTCGGTGTGGGTGGTGATGTTGCGGAACCGGTGGCGCAGATCGTGATCCACGTCGGCGGTCAGGTCCGAGATGCCGTCGTTGAGC
Proteins encoded:
- a CDS encoding dynamin-like GTPase family protein gives rise to the protein MSTGDQVRAILGGTIQAYRNDPAYRNRPDVHNELDRIGRRLNQPIRIALAGTLKAGKSTLVNALVGEDIAPTDATEATRIVTWFRHGPTPKVTANHRGGRRSNVPIARDPNDRGLTFSFAGLDPVDVVDLDVEWPAAELIDTTIIDTPGTSSLSRDVSERTHRLLVPEDGVPRVDAVVFLLRTLNAADIALLKQIGELVGGSSGALGVIGVASRADEIGAGRIDAMMSAKDVAKRFTAEMDKTGICQAVVPVSGLLALTARTLRQSEFVALEKLAGADAGELAKAMLSVDRFVREDSSLPVDAATRAALLDRFGMFGIRISIAVLRAGVSDSVALADELLERSGLIALRDVIDQQFAQRSDLLKAHTALLSLRQFVQVNPIYATPYILADIDPLLADTHAFEELRLLSQLRSRPTTLNEDEMASLRRIIGGSGTDAASRLGLQPDQPYDGPRAAFAAAQRWRRRADHPLNDPFTTRACRAAVRSAEALVAEFGARGR